A window of Streptomyces sp. SAI-127 contains these coding sequences:
- a CDS encoding cytochrome P450 has translation MDSQRHGRLDALQSDPYPHYARARDTEGLARVDELDAWLVAREADVREVLRRPEDFSSANALVPDVLPSPAALAVLGGGFGGRPVVVTADGDLHQRLRAPIVRGLSPSRVAAVLPYAAERAAALVDGFVKDGRVELMSAYARKLPGDVIGRIVGLDPVDVPAVVHGGHRAEELLFRPLAESEQVAAAQDVVAMQHILDRYVRERHAEPREDLCGELVVSLTEPGELTLDHRHELVAHLQNLLIAGHLTTTALIATTVLHLLRHRDQWELLCAEPERIPAAVEEAARYDSALQGFRRVTTRPVTLAGTELPAGATVFVAFGGANRDGARHPRPDTFDITRPTARHLAFGHGVHSCPGSQLAREQLNLTLQELTGRLPGLRLADGEPVAMRPTMIHRSPQRLPLTW, from the coding sequence GTGGACAGCCAACGGCACGGCAGGCTCGACGCGTTGCAGAGCGATCCGTACCCGCACTACGCGCGGGCCCGGGACACCGAAGGGCTTGCGCGTGTCGACGAGTTGGACGCCTGGCTGGTCGCCCGGGAAGCGGACGTACGCGAAGTGCTGCGCCGTCCCGAGGACTTCTCGTCGGCGAACGCCCTCGTGCCCGACGTACTGCCGTCGCCGGCCGCGCTCGCCGTCCTCGGCGGCGGCTTCGGCGGGCGACCGGTCGTCGTCACCGCGGACGGCGACCTGCACCAGCGGCTGCGCGCGCCGATCGTGCGCGGGCTCTCGCCGTCGCGGGTCGCCGCCGTCCTTCCTTACGCCGCCGAGCGCGCAGCCGCCCTCGTCGACGGGTTCGTGAAGGACGGCCGGGTCGAGCTGATGTCGGCGTACGCGCGGAAGCTGCCCGGCGACGTCATCGGGCGGATCGTCGGCCTCGACCCCGTGGACGTCCCGGCCGTGGTCCACGGTGGCCACCGCGCCGAGGAACTGCTGTTCCGGCCGCTGGCGGAGAGCGAGCAGGTCGCCGCCGCCCAGGACGTGGTGGCGATGCAGCACATCCTCGACCGGTACGTGCGCGAGCGGCACGCCGAGCCGCGCGAGGACCTGTGCGGCGAACTCGTCGTGTCCCTCACCGAGCCCGGCGAGCTGACCCTCGATCACCGGCACGAACTCGTCGCCCACCTCCAGAACCTGTTGATCGCCGGGCACCTGACCACCACCGCGCTCATCGCCACGACCGTCCTGCACCTGCTGCGCCACCGGGACCAGTGGGAGCTGCTGTGCGCCGAACCCGAGCGCATACCGGCGGCCGTCGAGGAGGCCGCCCGCTACGACAGCGCGCTGCAGGGCTTCCGCCGGGTCACCACCCGTCCCGTCACCCTGGCGGGCACCGAACTCCCCGCCGGAGCAACGGTGTTCGTGGCGTTCGGCGGCGCCAACCGGGACGGCGCCCGGCACCCGCGCCCCGACACGTTCGACATCACCCGACCGACCGCCCGCCACCTCGCCTTCGGACACGGCGTGCACAGCTGCCCCGGCTCGCAACTGGCCCGCGAACAGCTCAACCTCACGCTCCAGGAGCTCACCGGCCGGCTTCCGGGGCTCCGGCTCGCGGACGGGGAGCCGGTCGCCATGCGGCCGACGATGATCCACCGCTCGCCCCAGCGCCTCCCCCTGACCTGGTAG
- a CDS encoding SRPBCC family protein translates to MVTFLLERTAPLSPDEAWRRLTEWPRHGEVVPLTRVTVVPPGPTSEGTLVVARSGIGPLAFADPMEVTVWRPPAEGVSGLCRLEKRGRVVKGWAELEVHPGPGGRARVIWRESLSVRFLPGLFAPVLRVSARSVFGRALNRLLRGT, encoded by the coding sequence GTGGTCACCTTCCTCCTCGAACGCACGGCCCCGCTCTCCCCGGACGAGGCCTGGCGCCGCCTCACGGAGTGGCCCCGCCACGGCGAGGTCGTCCCCCTTACGCGCGTCACCGTCGTGCCGCCGGGCCCGACGAGCGAGGGCACGCTCGTCGTCGCCCGTTCGGGGATCGGCCCGCTCGCCTTCGCCGACCCCATGGAGGTCACGGTCTGGCGCCCACCCGCGGAGGGCGTCTCCGGACTGTGCCGCCTGGAGAAGCGCGGGCGGGTCGTGAAGGGCTGGGCCGAACTGGAGGTGCACCCGGGTCCGGGCGGCCGCGCCCGGGTGATCTGGCGCGAGTCGCTCAGCGTTCGTTTCCTGCCCGGTCTGTTCGCCCCTGTGCTGCGGGTGTCGGCCCGGTCGGTCTTCGGGCGGGCACTGAACCGGCTGCTGCGGGGGACCTGA
- a CDS encoding lanthionine synthetase LanC family protein produces the protein MTAVDGTTVRVDEVEALAVDGLRWLVAAARETADGDLAWPAAPSQKRTDPTLYSGTAGIVSVLLEAWRHLGDDSYADLALRAGHGLAAAVDGHEDDSLYFGRSGMALVLHTLHHEFGDTACGTAGNRAMALVRSHFDGERWGELFELMGGNGGNGLASLAVGDPEFAVLAVEPYLRAAEKTPWGVTWPHRPGTEARMHHMSHGTLGIAYSLVRIGHATGRSDLVDLGLAGVADVVARDEGGPDGFLVRHSTPQFLPDLIEPVSYGWCHGPAGDAHMFRLLRDTQGDPAWAALADRCWHTVVHSGLPQRLRPGFWDNNGRCCGTAGVLALAGDRIAEGAGGREAYDFARVLVADLAARAVRDSDGARWSNVEHRAAPSDLEPGTGWAQGGAGIVRELLRFVRLSRGGDPGYAFTWLDQPQVSAQATDPIRRTGSEVTS, from the coding sequence ATGACGGCAGTTGACGGTACGACGGTGCGGGTGGACGAGGTCGAGGCGCTCGCGGTGGACGGGCTGCGGTGGCTGGTGGCCGCCGCGCGGGAGACGGCGGACGGCGACCTCGCCTGGCCGGCCGCGCCCTCGCAGAAGAGGACCGACCCGACCCTCTACAGCGGCACGGCGGGGATCGTCTCCGTGCTCCTGGAGGCGTGGCGGCACCTTGGTGACGACTCCTACGCCGACCTCGCACTCCGCGCGGGACACGGCCTGGCCGCCGCCGTCGACGGTCACGAGGACGACTCCCTGTACTTCGGCCGGTCCGGAATGGCTCTCGTCCTGCACACCCTGCACCACGAGTTCGGCGACACCGCCTGCGGTACGGCGGGCAACCGCGCGATGGCTCTTGTGCGCTCGCACTTCGACGGGGAGCGCTGGGGCGAGCTGTTCGAGCTGATGGGCGGCAACGGCGGCAACGGCTTGGCCTCCCTGGCGGTCGGCGATCCCGAGTTCGCCGTCCTCGCGGTGGAGCCCTATCTGCGGGCCGCGGAGAAGACCCCGTGGGGCGTCACCTGGCCGCACCGCCCGGGCACGGAAGCCCGCATGCACCACATGTCCCACGGCACGCTGGGCATCGCCTACTCCCTCGTCCGGATCGGCCACGCGACAGGCCGGTCCGACCTGGTCGACCTGGGGCTGGCGGGGGTCGCGGACGTCGTGGCCCGCGACGAGGGCGGCCCGGACGGCTTCCTGGTCCGGCACTCCACCCCGCAGTTCCTTCCGGACCTGATCGAGCCGGTCAGCTACGGCTGGTGCCACGGTCCGGCAGGGGACGCCCACATGTTCCGGCTGCTGCGCGACACCCAGGGCGACCCGGCCTGGGCCGCGCTCGCCGACCGCTGCTGGCACACGGTCGTCCACTCCGGTCTCCCCCAGCGCCTGCGGCCGGGGTTCTGGGACAACAACGGCCGTTGCTGCGGCACGGCGGGCGTCCTCGCCCTGGCCGGCGACCGGATCGCCGAAGGAGCCGGAGGGCGGGAGGCGTACGACTTCGCGCGGGTCCTCGTCGCCGACCTCGCCGCTCGCGCGGTCCGGGACAGTGACGGCGCCCGCTGGTCCAACGTCGAGCACCGGGCCGCCCCGAGCGACCTCGAGCCCGGCACCGGCTGGGCGCAGGGCGGTGCGGGCATCGTGCGTGAACTGCTGCGCTTCGTCCGGCTGAGCCGGGGCGGCGATCCGGGGTACGCGTTCACGTGGCTGGACCAGCCCCAGGTGTCCGCTCAGGCCACCGACCCGATCCGGCGGACCGGTTCCGAGGTCACGTCGTGA
- a CDS encoding XdhC family protein, whose product MLDIADELHRWVEQGRDFAVATVVAVGGSAPRRPGAALAVDADGTAIGSVSGGCVEGAVYALCQQALEDGESVLERFGYSDEDAFAVGLTCGGVIDILVTPVRAGDPVRTVVAAALEAAARGRAAALARIVSGPRELVGRALVVGPEDVSGYGGFGAHPELDRTIAAEAGAFLEAGRTGTLEIGEQGSRCGAPLTVLVESSVPPPRMIVFGAIDFASALVRIGTFLGYRVTVCDARPVFATEARFPEADEIVVEWPHRYLERTEVDARTVLCVLTHDAKFDVPLLQLALRLPVAYVGAMGSRRTHLDRNERLREVGVTELELARLRSPIGLDLGARTPEETALSIAAEIVASRRGGSGVSLTGAHTPIHHDVTSEPVRRIGSVA is encoded by the coding sequence ATGCTGGACATCGCCGACGAGCTGCACCGGTGGGTCGAGCAGGGACGTGACTTCGCCGTGGCCACCGTCGTGGCCGTCGGCGGCAGCGCGCCCCGCCGGCCCGGCGCCGCCCTCGCGGTGGACGCCGACGGCACGGCGATCGGCTCGGTCTCCGGCGGTTGTGTGGAGGGCGCGGTCTACGCACTGTGCCAACAGGCGCTGGAGGACGGGGAGTCGGTCCTCGAGCGCTTCGGCTACAGCGACGAGGACGCCTTCGCCGTCGGCCTGACCTGCGGTGGCGTCATCGACATCCTCGTCACCCCGGTCCGGGCGGGTGACCCCGTCCGTACCGTGGTCGCGGCCGCGCTGGAAGCCGCCGCGCGGGGCCGGGCGGCGGCGCTGGCGCGGATCGTCTCCGGGCCGCGGGAACTCGTCGGCCGCGCGCTCGTCGTAGGACCCGAGGACGTCTCCGGTTACGGCGGTTTCGGCGCCCATCCCGAGCTGGACCGCACGATCGCCGCCGAGGCCGGCGCCTTCCTGGAGGCGGGCCGCACCGGCACCCTGGAGATCGGTGAACAGGGCTCGCGCTGCGGCGCCCCGCTCACCGTGCTCGTCGAGTCGTCCGTGCCGCCGCCCCGGATGATCGTCTTCGGCGCGATCGACTTCGCGTCGGCGCTGGTGCGGATCGGCACGTTCCTCGGCTACCGGGTCACCGTGTGCGACGCGCGCCCCGTCTTCGCGACCGAGGCGCGCTTCCCGGAGGCCGACGAGATCGTCGTCGAGTGGCCGCACAGGTACCTGGAGCGCACGGAGGTCGACGCCCGGACTGTCCTGTGCGTGCTGACCCACGACGCGAAGTTCGATGTCCCGCTGCTCCAGCTGGCGTTGCGCCTCCCGGTCGCCTACGTGGGCGCCATGGGCTCCCGCCGCACCCACCTCGACCGCAACGAGCGCCTGCGCGAAGTCGGCGTGACCGAGCTGGAGTTGGCGCGGCTGCGGTCACCCATCGGCCTGGACCTCGGCGCGCGGACGCCCGAGGAGACGGCCCTGTCGATCGCCGCGGAGATCGTGGCGAGCCGGCGGGGCGGCAGCGGGGTCTCCCTCACCGGCGCGCACACGCCGATCCATCACGACGTGACCTCGGAACCGGTCCGCCGGATCGGGTCGGTGGCCTGA
- a CDS encoding NCS2 family permease gives MTQQSLEPRTTADDAGEGTRVPAGRSWLDRYFHISRRGSTVARELRGGVTTFMAMAYILLLNPLILSGKDAAGDTLGQKALITATAFAAAFTTLLMGFFGKVPLALAAGLSVSGVLSSQVAPAMTWPQAMGMCVMYGVVIMLLVVTGLREMIMNAIPLALKHAITMGIGLFVALIGFYKAGFVHQGEATPVTLGPTGELAGWPVLLFAVTLLAIFMLQARGVPGAILIGIVGGTVLAVFLNAVGAVDPRQWASGAPELHGSAVSMPDFSIFGKVEFGGWGEVGAMTVGMIVFTLVLAGFFDAMATIIGVGTEAGLADAQGRMPGLSKALFIDGAGGAIGGVAGASGQTVFVESATGVGEGARTGLSSVVTGLFFAACLFFTPLTAIVPGEVAAAALVVIGAMMMMNARHVDWADRATAIPVFLTVVIMPFTYSITAGVAAGVISYVAIKAAQGKAREIGAFMWGLTAIFLVYYALHPIESWMGVH, from the coding sequence ATGACCCAGCAGTCCCTGGAGCCCAGGACCACGGCCGACGACGCGGGAGAAGGCACCCGCGTCCCGGCCGGCAGGTCCTGGCTCGACCGGTACTTCCACATATCCCGGCGAGGATCCACGGTCGCGCGTGAACTGCGCGGCGGCGTCACCACCTTCATGGCGATGGCGTACATCCTCCTGCTCAACCCCCTGATCCTGTCCGGCAAGGACGCGGCGGGGGACACGCTCGGCCAGAAGGCACTCATCACCGCGACCGCGTTCGCGGCGGCCTTCACCACCCTGCTGATGGGCTTCTTCGGCAAGGTGCCGCTGGCGCTCGCCGCCGGCCTGTCCGTCTCCGGCGTCCTGTCCTCGCAGGTCGCGCCCGCGATGACCTGGCCGCAGGCCATGGGCATGTGCGTGATGTACGGCGTGGTCATCATGCTGCTGGTCGTCACCGGCCTGCGCGAGATGATCATGAACGCGATTCCGCTGGCCCTCAAGCACGCGATCACCATGGGCATCGGCCTGTTCGTCGCACTGATCGGCTTCTACAAGGCCGGTTTCGTCCACCAGGGCGAGGCCACCCCGGTGACCCTCGGTCCCACGGGTGAACTCGCGGGCTGGCCCGTCCTGTTGTTCGCCGTCACCCTCCTCGCGATCTTCATGCTCCAGGCGCGAGGCGTCCCCGGCGCGATCCTGATCGGCATCGTCGGCGGGACCGTACTCGCCGTGTTCCTCAACGCGGTCGGGGCCGTGGACCCCAGGCAGTGGGCGAGCGGAGCCCCCGAACTGCACGGCAGCGCGGTCTCCATGCCCGACTTCTCGATCTTCGGGAAGGTCGAGTTCGGCGGCTGGGGCGAGGTCGGCGCGATGACGGTCGGCATGATCGTGTTCACGCTGGTGCTCGCCGGGTTCTTCGACGCGATGGCCACCATCATCGGCGTCGGCACCGAGGCCGGACTCGCCGACGCGCAGGGCCGGATGCCGGGCCTGTCCAAGGCACTGTTCATCGACGGCGCGGGCGGTGCGATCGGCGGAGTGGCGGGTGCCTCCGGCCAGACCGTCTTCGTGGAGTCGGCGACGGGAGTGGGCGAGGGCGCCCGAACCGGCCTCTCCTCCGTCGTCACCGGGCTGTTCTTCGCGGCCTGTCTGTTCTTCACCCCGCTCACGGCGATCGTGCCGGGCGAGGTCGCGGCCGCCGCCCTGGTGGTGATCGGCGCGATGATGATGATGAACGCCCGCCATGTCGACTGGGCCGACCGCGCCACCGCGATCCCGGTCTTCCTGACCGTCGTGATCATGCCGTTCACCTACTCGATCACGGCGGGCGTCGCCGCCGGCGTCATCTCGTACGTCGCGATCAAGGCAGCGCAGGGCAAGGCGCGGGAGATCGGCGCCTTCATGTGGGGACTGACGGCGATCTTCCTGGTGTACTACGCCCTCCACCCGATCGAGAGCTGGATGGGCGTGCACTAG
- a CDS encoding molybdopterin cofactor-binding domain-containing protein produces MSTPNGTPTKITQGSKTKGGIGESTLRPDGTLKVTGEFAYSSDMWHEDMLWGQILRSTVAHAEIVSIDTSEALAMPGVYAVMTYDDLPTEVKNYGLEIQDTPVLAHGKVRHHGEPVAIVAADHPETARRAAAKIKVEYRELPVITDEASATAPDAILVHEGRDDHHVGHVPHPNIVHRQPIIRGDVQEASKKADFVVTGEYTFGMQDQAFLGPESGLAVPDEDGGVHLYIATQWLHSDLRQIAPVLGLPERKVRMTLSGVGGAFGGREDLSMQIHACLLALRTGKPVKIVYNRFESFFGHVHRHPAKLYYEHGATREGRLTHVKCRIVLDGGAYASASPAVVGNAASLGIGPYVVDDVEIEALALYTNNPPCGAMRGFGAVQACFAYEAQMDKLADAVGMDRVEFRQLNAMEQGTIMPTGQPVDSPAPVAELLRRVKAMPLPPEQQWLAAGEAADVRQLPGGLSNTTHGEGVVRGVGYAVGIKNVGFSEGFDDYSTAKVRMEVVGGEPVATVHTAMAEVGQGGVTVHAQIARTELGVAQVTIRPADTQVGSAGSTSASRQTYVTGGAVKNSCELVREKVLELGRRKFGSYHPAWATAELLLEGGKVVTDGGEVLADLVDVLEGESVEVEAEWRHRPTEPFDLRTGQGFGHVQYSFAAHRAVVEVDTELGLVKVIELACAQDVGKALNPLSVIGQIQGGTTQGLGVAVMEEIIVDPKTAKVRNPSFTDYLIPTILDTPTIPVDMLELADDHAPYGLRGVGEAPTLSSTPAVLAAIRNATGLELNRTPVRPEHLTGT; encoded by the coding sequence GTGTCCACTCCCAACGGCACTCCCACCAAGATCACCCAGGGTTCGAAGACCAAGGGCGGCATCGGCGAGTCCACGCTCCGCCCCGACGGCACCCTCAAGGTCACCGGCGAGTTCGCGTACTCGTCCGACATGTGGCACGAGGACATGCTCTGGGGGCAGATCCTCCGCTCGACGGTCGCCCACGCCGAGATCGTGTCCATCGACACGAGCGAGGCCCTCGCCATGCCGGGCGTCTACGCCGTCATGACGTACGACGACCTGCCGACCGAGGTGAAGAACTACGGTCTGGAGATCCAGGACACCCCGGTCCTCGCCCACGGCAAGGTCCGGCACCACGGAGAGCCGGTCGCGATCGTCGCCGCCGACCACCCGGAGACGGCCCGCCGCGCCGCCGCCAAGATCAAGGTCGAGTACCGCGAGCTGCCCGTCATCACCGACGAGGCCTCCGCCACCGCGCCGGACGCGATCCTCGTCCACGAGGGCCGCGACGACCACCACGTCGGACATGTCCCGCACCCGAACATCGTGCACCGGCAGCCGATCATCCGCGGTGACGTCCAGGAGGCCTCGAAGAAGGCCGACTTCGTCGTCACGGGCGAGTACACCTTCGGCATGCAGGACCAGGCCTTCCTCGGCCCCGAGTCGGGTCTGGCCGTGCCGGACGAGGACGGTGGCGTCCACCTCTACATCGCCACCCAGTGGCTGCACTCCGACCTGCGGCAGATCGCGCCCGTCCTCGGCCTGCCCGAGCGCAAGGTGCGCATGACGCTGTCCGGCGTCGGCGGGGCCTTCGGCGGCCGCGAGGACCTGTCGATGCAGATCCACGCCTGCCTGCTCGCGCTGCGCACCGGCAAGCCGGTCAAGATCGTCTACAACCGGTTCGAGTCCTTCTTCGGACACGTCCACCGGCACCCCGCCAAGCTCTACTACGAGCACGGCGCCACGCGTGAGGGCAGGCTGACCCACGTCAAATGCCGGATCGTCCTCGACGGCGGCGCGTACGCCTCCGCCTCGCCGGCGGTCGTCGGCAACGCCGCATCGCTCGGCATCGGGCCGTACGTCGTCGACGACGTCGAGATCGAGGCCCTCGCGCTCTACACCAACAACCCGCCCTGCGGCGCGATGCGCGGCTTCGGCGCGGTCCAGGCGTGCTTCGCCTACGAGGCGCAGATGGACAAGCTCGCCGACGCGGTGGGCATGGACCGGGTGGAGTTCCGGCAGCTGAACGCCATGGAACAGGGCACGATCATGCCGACCGGCCAGCCCGTCGACTCCCCGGCTCCCGTCGCCGAACTCCTGCGCCGCGTCAAGGCGATGCCGCTCCCTCCGGAGCAGCAGTGGCTCGCGGCCGGGGAGGCGGCCGACGTACGGCAGCTGCCGGGCGGTCTGTCCAACACCACCCACGGCGAAGGCGTCGTGCGGGGTGTCGGCTACGCGGTCGGCATCAAGAACGTCGGCTTCTCCGAGGGCTTCGACGACTACTCCACGGCGAAGGTCCGCATGGAGGTCGTCGGCGGTGAGCCAGTCGCCACCGTGCACACCGCCATGGCGGAGGTCGGGCAGGGCGGGGTCACCGTCCACGCCCAGATCGCCCGCACCGAGCTGGGGGTCGCGCAGGTGACCATCCGTCCCGCGGACACGCAGGTGGGCTCGGCGGGTTCGACCTCGGCCTCCCGTCAGACGTACGTCACCGGCGGCGCCGTCAAGAACTCCTGCGAGCTCGTCCGGGAGAAGGTGCTGGAGCTCGGGCGCCGCAAGTTCGGCTCATACCACCCGGCCTGGGCCACCGCCGAGCTGCTCCTGGAGGGCGGCAAGGTCGTCACCGACGGCGGTGAGGTCCTCGCGGACCTGGTCGACGTGCTCGAGGGCGAGAGCGTCGAGGTCGAGGCGGAGTGGCGGCACCGGCCGACCGAGCCCTTCGACCTGCGTACCGGGCAGGGCTTCGGACACGTCCAGTACTCCTTCGCCGCCCACCGCGCGGTCGTCGAGGTCGACACCGAGCTCGGGCTGGTCAAGGTGATCGAGCTGGCCTGTGCGCAGGACGTCGGCAAGGCGCTGAACCCGCTGTCCGTCATCGGCCAGATCCAGGGCGGTACGACCCAGGGCCTGGGCGTCGCGGTGATGGAGGAGATCATCGTCGACCCGAAGACGGCGAAGGTCAGGAACCCCTCCTTCACGGACTACCTGATCCCCACGATCCTCGACACGCCGACCATCCCCGTCGACATGCTCGAACTCGCCGACGACCACGCCCCGTACGGGCTGCGCGGCGTCGGGGAGGCACCCACCCTGTCCTCGACCCCGGCCGTGCTCGCGGCGATCCGCAACGCGACCGGGCTGGAGCTCAACAGGACGCCGGTACGGCCGGAGCACCTGACCGGCACGTGA
- a CDS encoding (2Fe-2S)-binding protein, giving the protein MRVNFTVNGRPQEADDVWEGESLLYVLRERLGLPGSKNACEQGECGSCTVRLDGVPVCSCLVAAGQVEGREVVTVEGLADYAKQRSCGHKAPEGHDSHTGEGTELSPVQQAFIDAGAVQCGFCTPGLLVAADEMLERNPNPSDADIREALSGNLCRCTGYEKIMDAVRLAAARQGEAV; this is encoded by the coding sequence ATGCGCGTCAACTTCACTGTCAACGGACGTCCGCAGGAAGCCGACGACGTGTGGGAGGGCGAGTCCCTGCTGTACGTGCTGCGGGAGCGGCTCGGGCTGCCCGGTTCGAAGAACGCCTGCGAGCAGGGCGAGTGCGGGTCCTGCACGGTCCGTCTGGACGGCGTCCCGGTGTGCTCGTGCCTGGTCGCCGCCGGGCAGGTCGAGGGGCGCGAGGTCGTCACCGTCGAGGGGCTCGCGGACTACGCGAAGCAGCGTTCGTGCGGTCACAAGGCGCCGGAGGGGCACGACTCCCACACCGGCGAGGGCACCGAACTCTCGCCCGTCCAGCAGGCGTTCATCGACGCCGGCGCCGTCCAGTGCGGCTTCTGCACGCCGGGGCTGCTGGTCGCCGCCGACGAGATGCTGGAGCGCAACCCCAACCCGAGCGACGCGGACATCCGCGAGGCGCTGTCGGGCAACCTGTGCCGCTGCACCGGCTACGAGAAGATCATGGACGCGGTCCGCCTCGCGGCCGCCCGGCAGGGAGAGGCGGTCTGA
- a CDS encoding FAD binding domain-containing protein codes for MDFLRPASWEEALAAKAEHPTAVPIAGGTDVMVEINFDHRRPEYLLDLNRVGDLTEWEVGEDSVRLGASVPYTRIMEDLRGELPGLALASHTVASPQIRNRGGVGGNLGTASPAGDAHPALLAAGAEVEVESVRGSRLIPIDEFYTGVKRNALAADELIRAVHIKKADGPQQYSKVGTRNAMVIAVCAFGLALHPGTRTVRTGIGSAAPTPVRAKTAEEFLNAALEEGGFWDNGKIITPSVAKQFADLCAASCNPIDDVRGTASYRRHAVAIMARRTLTWTWESYRGTAATTEGAA; via the coding sequence ATGGACTTCCTTCGCCCCGCCAGCTGGGAGGAGGCGCTCGCCGCCAAGGCCGAGCACCCCACCGCTGTGCCCATCGCGGGCGGCACCGACGTGATGGTCGAGATCAACTTCGACCATCGGCGGCCCGAGTACCTGCTCGACCTGAACCGCGTCGGCGACCTCACCGAGTGGGAGGTCGGCGAGGACAGCGTGCGGCTCGGTGCCTCCGTGCCGTACACCCGGATCATGGAGGACCTGCGCGGCGAGCTCCCTGGCCTGGCCCTCGCCTCGCACACCGTGGCCTCTCCGCAGATCCGCAACCGCGGCGGCGTCGGCGGCAACCTCGGAACCGCCTCCCCGGCCGGTGACGCCCACCCCGCCCTCCTCGCGGCCGGCGCCGAGGTCGAGGTCGAGTCGGTGCGCGGATCGCGGCTCATCCCGATCGACGAGTTCTACACCGGCGTGAAGCGCAACGCGCTGGCGGCCGACGAGCTCATCCGCGCCGTGCACATCAAGAAGGCCGACGGGCCCCAGCAGTACTCCAAGGTCGGCACACGCAACGCCATGGTCATCGCCGTGTGCGCCTTCGGGCTCGCCCTGCACCCCGGGACGCGGACCGTGCGGACGGGGATCGGTTCGGCCGCCCCCACACCCGTTCGGGCCAAGACCGCCGAGGAGTTTCTGAACGCCGCTCTGGAAGAAGGCGGGTTCTGGGACAACGGCAAGATCATCACCCCTTCGGTCGCCAAGCAGTTCGCGGACCTCTGCGCTGCCTCCTGCAACCCGATCGACGACGTCCGGGGCACGGCGAGCTACCGCCGCCACGCGGTCGCCATCATGGCCCGCCGCACGCTGACCTGGACCTGGGAGTCGTACCGCGGCACCGCCGCCACCACGGAGGGAGCTGCGTAA